Part of the Stigmatella erecta genome is shown below.
CGCGCCGACAACAAGGGCCGCGCCGTGGCCCTGGAAATCATGGTCCAGACCAAAACCATCCAGGAGTACATCCGCGAGGACCGGACCAGCGAAATCAAGGACGTCATCGAGAAGGGCCGCGACACCTACGGCATGCAGTCCTTCGACCAGCACTTGAGCCAGCTGTACCGCGCGGGCCTCATCACCCTGGAGACGGCCAGCAGCGCCGCCACCAACCCCGCCGACTTCCAGCGCGCGCTCGAGTTCGAATGAGCCCCAAGTTTTCCCCCGCCCCCTGGGTGTCTCAACACCCAGGGAAAACGGCTTAAGGGAACTTGTCATCTTAACCCGATAACCTACGTTCCCGTCTCTTGAGAGGCAGCACAAGGGAGAGAACGGCATGAACACCTCAGGTTCACGGTTCGGGAAGACTTCGTCCGCGCAGGCGGGCTGGAAGAGGCTGTGGCGCTCGGTGACGGCGGGATGTGTGCTCGCCACCGCGGTGGGCTGTGATGGGAGCGCGGAGCCCCAGGACGTCAGCCCGCCGCAAGCGGTGGAGCAGGAGGCCATCATCGGGAGCCGCTACCAGGCGGAGGCCTGGGCCAGCGGCACCACGGGCGTGTTCAACGAGGGCGGCGGCGAAGGGCAGTCCGTGGCCGGGTTCCAGGTCAACGAGGTGATCCGCTACAACTCGGTGAACTTCTCCAACGCGAACCAGATCCAAATCCGCCTGGCGGCCCCCTACGCGGGCGGCAAGGCGGAGCTCTGGGCGGACGCGGTGGGCAGCGGCACGAAGCTCGGAACGGTGAGCGTGGATGCGGCCACCGGCGGCGACTGGAACGCCTTCGCCACCAAGACCGTCAGCATCACCCCGGTGAGCGGCACGCGCGCGCTCTTCTTCAAGGGCATCGCGACGGGCGGGGACTGGCTGTTCAAGCTCGACTGGTTCGAGCTGCACGGCGGTGGCACGACGGAGCCGCCTCCCACCACGCCCGCGGGCACCATCCCGGTGGTGGTGACCAACAAGTGCCCCTACAACCTCAACGTGACGCTGACGGGCGTGAACAGCATCGCCCTGGAGCGGGACGGCGCGGGCAACCCCATCTACCGGAACCTCGCCCGGGGGGCGAGCTACACCTATGCCACCCCGGCCAACTACCCCAGCGGCCGCGTGAGCGCGTACAAGGTGCTGCCCACGCCCCAGTCGCCCCGGGAGCTGGAGAAGGCGGAGTTCACCCTGGAGAAGCCCTCGGGCGGCTCGCAGCTCATCCACTACAACCTGACGTACGTGGACCACGTGGGCCTGCCCATGGAGATCTCCAGCGCGGGCTCCGGCTCGAGCTGCGTGGCGGTGCGGTGCAACAAGTCCGCGAGCGCCATCGAGTCGGCCATCGCTGGCCAGTGCCCGGACGGCCTGCGCTACTCCATGGGCGGCGGCACCATCTGCCTCGCGCCGCGCTCCTTCTGTCTGGACGGGGAGTACGCCAGCGACCCGCGCCGCGGCGACATCTGCACGCGGCTGGACGGCGAGATTGCCCGCTGCGCCAGCAAGTACCCGGGCCAGTGCAACCCGGGCACGGCGAAGACGGCCCAGGCGTACGCCTGCTCGCCGCCGTTCTTCGACATGAGCGCCAAGTGGTGCGCCGCGCTGAACCGCGGCACGGTGGACATGCCGGACAGCACGGACGTGTCGAAGTACTACAACACGGGCAAGCCCTTTAACCGGTACGCCAAGTGGGTCCACGACCAGTGCGGCGCCGTGTACGGGTTCGCGTACGACGACTACCCGATGGCCGCCAACCAGGCCGGCTTCTTCACCTGCACCGGCGGGCAGCAGATGAACGTGACGTTCTGCCCGGCGGGCTGAGCCGCCCCTAGCTGAGCCCCTGCTCCTTTTTCACCAGGGCGGCAGGGGCCTCGGCGGAGATGGGCTGCACGGACGTGGGGATGGACCGGTCCAGCAGCTCGCGCAGCTCCAGCTTCCGCTCCAGGTACGCCACGCGGTCCATCAGGCTCTGCACCTGCGGAGCCTGGTTCTGCACCTCGCGCAGGCGGATGTAGGCCTCCATCACGGGTTTGACACAGAAGCGCAACGTCAACCCCAGCAGCGGGATGCCACAGGTCATCGCCACGATCATCACGACGGTGACGGCCTCGGTCATATCCATGGTGTTGCTCCCTCTTCGCGCTGGAGCGGCGGTTCCAGTCCCTTGCGGTACGCGCGTGCCGCCAGACGATTGCATCCGGCCCCCGCTCGCCGCAACGCACCCGCCCATCCGGCGACAATTGCTTAACTCCGTTTCACGAGGATTTCCTGAATGCGCTGGTTGAACTTGCTGCAAGGTGCCGCTCTCGCTGCCTCCCTCCAAGCCTGTGGTCCCAGCATGGAGGCCTCTCCGGCACCTGTCGCGGAGGCCCCTGCCTCCCAGGAGCAAGCCGTGGGGCGGCTCTCCATCAAGAATGCCGACCCCACGATCATCCGGGTGGGCAGCACCTACATCTCCGCGGAGACCGAAGGGGGCCGGATTTATGTGCGGACGGCTGCCTCCGTGGACGGGCTGGCCGGAGCGGCCAAGCAGCAGATCTGGGGCAACCCCAACAACTGGGCGGAGGTGTGGGCCCCTCAGCTGATCATGAGCGGGGGCACCTACTACATCTACTTCACGGCGGGGGCCGGCAGCGCCCACCGCATGTACGTCATCCAGTCCACCTCCCCCACCTCGGGCTATAAGCCAGCGCAAGCGCTGGCCCTGCCCGACAACAAGTGGGCCATCGACGGCACAGCCTTCGTCTACAAGAACCAGTGGTACTTCGTCTGGTCCGGCTGGGTGGGTGACCAGAACGGCGAGCAGACGCTGTTCATCGCGCGGATGTCGAGCCCCACCCAGGTCACCGGCGCCCGCTACGTCATCTCGCAGCCCCGGGAGTGGTGGGAGAAGGTCGACGTCAACCCGCCCACGCGCGTCAACGAAGGGCCCGAGCCCATCATCGATCCCAACGGGCAGCTGCACATCGTCTACTCGGCCAACGGCAGCTGGGATGTGAACTACTGCCTGGCGGACCTGCGGCTCCGGGCCGGAGGAGACCCCACCTACGTCTGGGACTGGTTCAAGGCCAACGGCTGCTTCTTCAGCGCCAACGGCAGCATCATGATGAGTGGCTGGCACCCGACGGTGAACGCCAAGGGCGTGGGCCACCACTCCTTCGTGCTGCTCAACGGGGACCCGAACACCAGCCCCCCCGCGGGCCCCCAATTCCCCTTGGCCTACCACGGCGTGCCCAAGGCCGATTACCCCAACCCCTTCTGGGGCGGCCGGTACTGGTACTCCGGGACGTTCCAGTGGTGGGGCAACATCACCTATACCCGCGGCTCCGAGAGCAACACGGGTTGGAGTCTGAAGTTCTACGAGTAGGCTCGCGCCCGGAAGCCCCCACCCCCGCGAAGGACGCCGCATGAGCACCCGCATCCACTACCCACGCCCTGACGGCCAGGAGGCCCAGGGCAGCCTGGCCCTTCCCTCCTCCGGGACGGGGGGGCCTTCCGTGGTGGTGCTGCACGAGTGGTGGGGGCTCACCGAAACGGTGGAGCAGGTGACGGACCGGCTGGCGGCCGAGGGCTACCGCGCCCTGGCCGTGGACTACTACCGGGGCTACGTCGCCAGCTCCAAGCTGGAGGCGATGCGCAAGCGCATGTCCCTGGACATCCCGGACGTCGTGACTCAGGACGTCCGGGGGGCGGCGCAGTACCTCAAGGCCTCCGGGGGCAAGACGGCCGTGCTGGGCTTCTCCCTCGGGGGGGCCGTGGCCACGATGGCGGCCTGCCAGGTGCCCGAGTTCGACGCGGGCATCTCCTTCTATGGCATTCCCCCCGGGAAGAACGCGGACCCGGGGCAGATCCGCATCCCCTTCCAGGCGCACTACGGGCTGTCGGATGACTGGTACCCCGTGCCGCAGATCGACGCGCTGGAGGCCCGCATGCGCGAGGGCGGGGTGGACGTGGACTTCCACCGCTACGAGGCCAAGCACGGCTTCTTCAGCACGCACTGGCCCGAGGAGTACGACGCGGCCGCGGCGGAGCAGGCCTGGGGACACCTGCTCCGGTTCCTCAAGGCCCGGCTAGGCGGCTGAGCCGGCCAGCACCTCGATCTTCGAGGGGCAGCAGTGGGGCAGCAGCCGCTCGCGCATGAAGGTGCGCAGCGTGCGCACCGTGGCGTTGCCCGTGGGCACGCCCTCGCGCAGGCGCACCTTCGCGAGCAGGTCGCGGATGCCGTCCTCGTCCACCACCACCTGGACCTGGGCCTCCTGCACCGACTCGTGCGAGCGCAGGCACTGCTCCACCTCGGAGACCACCGTCTTCTGCCCCGCCACCTTCAGCAGGTCATCGGTCCGGCCGTGGAAGGTGTAGGCGCCGCCCGCGTCCCGGCTCAGCAGGTCTCCGGTCCGCACCCAGCCATCCACGAAGACGCGGCGGGTGTGTTCCGGGTGGTGCGCATAGCCCACGCCCAGGTGCGGCCCCTTCGCCCACAGCTCGCCCACCTCGCCCTCGGCCACCAGCTGGCCCTGGGCGGAGAGCAGGCGCACCTCATGGCCCGGCGTGACGGTGCCCAGGGAGCCCGCGGGCGCGCCGTCCAGCTCCGTGGCGATGTAGATGTGGAACATCTCCGTCGAGCCCAGCCCGTTGACGGGCAGCATGCCGAAGGTCTCCTGGAACTTCCGGGCCAGGGGGACGCTCAGCGCCTCG
Proteins encoded:
- a CDS encoding beta-1,3-glucanase family protein; translation: MNTSGSRFGKTSSAQAGWKRLWRSVTAGCVLATAVGCDGSAEPQDVSPPQAVEQEAIIGSRYQAEAWASGTTGVFNEGGGEGQSVAGFQVNEVIRYNSVNFSNANQIQIRLAAPYAGGKAELWADAVGSGTKLGTVSVDAATGGDWNAFATKTVSITPVSGTRALFFKGIATGGDWLFKLDWFELHGGGTTEPPPTTPAGTIPVVVTNKCPYNLNVTLTGVNSIALERDGAGNPIYRNLARGASYTYATPANYPSGRVSAYKVLPTPQSPRELEKAEFTLEKPSGGSQLIHYNLTYVDHVGLPMEISSAGSGSSCVAVRCNKSASAIESAIAGQCPDGLRYSMGGGTICLAPRSFCLDGEYASDPRRGDICTRLDGEIARCASKYPGQCNPGTAKTAQAYACSPPFFDMSAKWCAALNRGTVDMPDSTDVSKYYNTGKPFNRYAKWVHDQCGAVYGFAYDDYPMAANQAGFFTCTGGQQMNVTFCPAG
- a CDS encoding glycoside hydrolase family 43 protein; protein product: MGRLSIKNADPTIIRVGSTYISAETEGGRIYVRTAASVDGLAGAAKQQIWGNPNNWAEVWAPQLIMSGGTYYIYFTAGAGSAHRMYVIQSTSPTSGYKPAQALALPDNKWAIDGTAFVYKNQWYFVWSGWVGDQNGEQTLFIARMSSPTQVTGARYVISQPREWWEKVDVNPPTRVNEGPEPIIDPNGQLHIVYSANGSWDVNYCLADLRLRAGGDPTYVWDWFKANGCFFSANGSIMMSGWHPTVNAKGVGHHSFVLLNGDPNTSPPAGPQFPLAYHGVPKADYPNPFWGGRYWYSGTFQWWGNITYTRGSESNTGWSLKFYE
- a CDS encoding dienelactone hydrolase family protein; its protein translation is MSTRIHYPRPDGQEAQGSLALPSSGTGGPSVVVLHEWWGLTETVEQVTDRLAAEGYRALAVDYYRGYVASSKLEAMRKRMSLDIPDVVTQDVRGAAQYLKASGGKTAVLGFSLGGAVATMAACQVPEFDAGISFYGIPPGKNADPGQIRIPFQAHYGLSDDWYPVPQIDALEARMREGGVDVDFHRYEAKHGFFSTHWPEEYDAAAAEQAWGHLLRFLKARLGG